A stretch of DNA from Vicinamibacteria bacterium:
GGCCGTCGGTACGGGGCCCTATCATCGCCTGACTGGAACGTATCAACTGGAGAGCAACCAGGGCGACAGTCCGCGTCAAGCGGCTGAAAAGGCCGCCCGCACCGTGCCTGCCGACCGGCGGCAACGTACCTACCAAAGCTTGATGAGTCGACTGGAGGCGCCGGATGTGATTGCTATCGACCGTATCGAAAATCGAGTCACCATGGCTTCATCGCTCGCACCGCGGGTGGCCTTCGAGGCTGACGGCCAAGCTCGCACGGAACGATGGTCCGGAAGATGCGGGCGGAACTCGAGAACTTGGGGTATTGAAATATCGAACGTCCAACCGCCCATGAGCAAGAACGTGAAACCCAAGGCCACCGACGTTCAAGGTGGCCTGACAGACTTTTCGAAACGCCGCAGAAAGCGTGCGGAAGCTGCCCGGCGGTCTTCATCAGAGCCCTGAAGGAGGTTCCATCATGGCAAGAATCGTAGGCATCGATCTTGGCACCACCAACAGCGTGGTTGCGATCATCCAGAACGGAGACCCCGTGGTAATTCCCACCGCGGAAGGCAGCAACCTCTGTCCCTCGGTCGTCGCCTTCACCCCCAAGGGAGAGATCCTGGTGGGACAAATCGCCAAACGCCAGGCGATCGTGAACTCCGAGAACACTATCTACTCGATCAAGCGCTTCATCGGACGCCGATACGACGAGGTCGAGGAGGAGCGCAAAATCGTCTCCTACAAGGTGATGGCCGGACCGTCGGGTGACGCCCGGGTCCAGGTGCCGGCCACCGGCAAAACGATGCCTCCCCAGGAGATCAGCGCCAAGGTGCTCCAGAAGCTGAAGCGGGACGCCGAGGCGTTCCTGGGCGAGCCCGTGAGCCAAGCCGTCATCACCGTTCCCGCCTACTTCAACGACAGCCAGCGGCAGGCGACGAAGGATGCGGGCACCATCGCCGGGCTCGAGGTCCTCCGCATCATCAACGAGCCCACCGCCGCGGCCCTGGCCTACGGCCTCGACAAGAAGACCAACGAGACGATCCTGGTCTTCGACCTAGGCGGCGGCACGTTCGACGTTTCCGTCCTCGAGGTGAGCGAGGGTCTGGTCGAAGTCAAGGCCACGAACGGCGACACCCACCTCGGCGGCGACGACTGGGACGAGAGGATCGTACGATTCCTCATCGAGGAGTTTCGGAAGGATCAGGGCATCGACCTGGGAAAGGATCGCCAGGCGCTTCAGCGGCTTCGCGAAGCCGCTGAGAAAGCCAAGATCGAGCTCTCGAACGTGGTGGAGACCGAGATCAACCTGCCGTTCATCACCGCCGACGGCGGCGGGCCCAAGCATCTCGCGGTGAAGCTCACCCGGAGCAAGTTCGAGCAGATGACGGAGGACTTGCTGGAGCGATGTTCCGGTCCTTTCGAGCGGGCGCTGAAGGATGCCGCCCTCGACGCCGGCCGGATCGACGAAGTGGTCCTCGTGGGTGGCTCCACCAGGATGCCCATGGTCCAGGAACGAGTGCGGAAGCTCGCCGGCGGGAAAGAGCCCCATCGGGGCGTGAACCCCGACGAGGTGGTCGCGATCGGCGCTGCAATCCAGGGAGGAGTCCTCGGGGGCGAGGTCAAGGATGTGCTGCTCCTCGACGTCACTCCCCTGTCGTTGGGAGTGGAGACTCTCGGCGGCGTCACGACGAAGCTCATCGAGCGCAACACCACCATCCCTACTCGAAAAACGGAGACCTTCTCCACTGCGGAGGACAACCAGACGGGGGTGGACGTTCACATACTCCAAGGAGAGCGGGAGATGGCGTCCGACAACATGACGCTCGGCAAGTTCCGGCTCGAAGGAATCGCGCCCGCGCCCCGGGGGGTGCCGCAGGTCGAGGTCACGTTCGACATCGACGCCAACGGCATCATAAACGTGTCGGCAAAGGACAAAGCAACAGGGAAAGAGCAGACGGTCGCGATCACCGCCTCGACGAACCTCGGCAAAACGGACGTCGAGCGCCTGGTGCGCGAAGCGCAGCAACATGCCGTCGATGATCGCAAGCTGCGCGAGCTGGTGGACGTGCGAAACCAGGCGGACACGCTGATCTATCAGGTGGAGAAGTCCCTCAAGAACCTCGGGGATCGAGTGCCGTCTTCGGACCGAGCCAGGGCGGAGTCCAAAATCGAAGAGCTGCGGACGGCGATGGGGGGTGACGACCCGGGTCGCATCCGTCAGGGCGCGGAAGCTCTCCAGCAAATCGCGAACGCGCTGGCGCAGCAGACGACGGCGCAAAGCTACGGCGGCGGCTCCGGAGGCACGCCCCTAGGCCATGGCGGCGACGACGACGTGATCGAGGGTGAGTTTACGGAGGTGTAGGTCTTGGGCCCGGAGCTCGAAGAAATCCAGAGGAAATTGACTGCGCTGCTCCAGGAGAACGAGGAGCTCAAGGACAAGTATCTCCGCGCCGCCGCTTCGATGGAGAACGCTCGCAGGCAGGCGGAGCGAATGACCGAGCTACGGGCGCGGAACCGGCTTCAGGATCTCTACCTGCGACTCATCGAAGTGGTGGACAATCTGGAACGCGCCCTCGAGTACTCGAACGGCACGGACGCGCTTTCGCCCGGAGTGCGCGCGACCCGGGAGCAGCTCCTCGACGTTTTGCGCCGCGAGGGAGTCGTGCCGATAGATGTCGAGCCCGGAGTGCTTTTCAATCCCGAGTCCCAGGAGGCGATCGAGACTCGTGAGGGCGCGGTACCCGAACCTACGGTTTCGGCAGTCGGACAGGCAGGTTACACACACGAGGGACGGGTGCTGCGCCCGGCGCGGGTAACCGTAGTACGGCCTCCGCGTCACGCCTGAAGACGGCGGCCGGAAACGACGAATGGTAAGACGATGGCATTCGATATCAATCGCTTCACGAAAAAGTCGCAGGAGGCGACCCAGACGGCGCAAGGCCTCGCCGAGCGCAACGGAAACAGCCAGGTGGAGCCGCCTGGCGGACGTCGGATGCGACCCAATCTTCGATGCCCGGCCCTTGAAGCGGCTCATCCAGCAGCAGATCTCGAACGAGCTTTCGCTGCATCCTTCTTCAGGGTGAGTTCTGCGGGGGCGACTTGATCCTCGTCGGACGCGGGCGAGGGCGGAAAGTTCATCTTCCGCAAGAGAGCGGCGGGAGGTCGACTTCACCAAGGCTTCGTCGAGGGCGCTGGAGCTCGGCGGGGGCTCCGGGGCTATAGGCGCTTGGAGTTCAAAGACTACTACACGGCGCTCGGAGTCGCGCCCGACTCCGACGACAAGGCCATCAAGCAGGCGTACCGGAAGCTCGCGCGCCAACATCATCCCGACGTCAAGCCCGGAGACAAGGCGTCCGAGGAGCGCTTCAAGGAGATCAACGAAGCATACCAGGCGCTCTCCGATCCCGAGCGCCGGAAGAAGTACGACGAGCTCCGCCGGCAGTATCAGCAGTGGGGCGAGCGCGGCGGTCGCGGCGACTTCGACTGGGGCCAATGGCAGACCGCGCCCGACCAGCAGGGACGAAGCTACAACGTCTCTCCGGAGGATGTCGAGGACCTCTTCGGCGGCGGAAGCCCGTTCTCCGACTTCTTCGGGTCGATATTCGGCCAAGGCGCATCGGTGGGCGCCGGCCGCACCGCGGGACCACGGCGAGGACGGGACCTCGATGGCGGAATCGAGATCACTCTCGAAGAGGCGTTTC
This window harbors:
- the dnaK gene encoding molecular chaperone DnaK, translating into MARIVGIDLGTTNSVVAIIQNGDPVVIPTAEGSNLCPSVVAFTPKGEILVGQIAKRQAIVNSENTIYSIKRFIGRRYDEVEEERKIVSYKVMAGPSGDARVQVPATGKTMPPQEISAKVLQKLKRDAEAFLGEPVSQAVITVPAYFNDSQRQATKDAGTIAGLEVLRIINEPTAAALAYGLDKKTNETILVFDLGGGTFDVSVLEVSEGLVEVKATNGDTHLGGDDWDERIVRFLIEEFRKDQGIDLGKDRQALQRLREAAEKAKIELSNVVETEINLPFITADGGGPKHLAVKLTRSKFEQMTEDLLERCSGPFERALKDAALDAGRIDEVVLVGGSTRMPMVQERVRKLAGGKEPHRGVNPDEVVAIGAAIQGGVLGGEVKDVLLLDVTPLSLGVETLGGVTTKLIERNTTIPTRKTETFSTAEDNQTGVDVHILQGEREMASDNMTLGKFRLEGIAPAPRGVPQVEVTFDIDANGIINVSAKDKATGKEQTVAITASTNLGKTDVERLVREAQQHAVDDRKLRELVDVRNQADTLIYQVEKSLKNLGDRVPSSDRARAESKIEELRTAMGGDDPGRIRQGAEALQQIANALAQQTTAQSYGGGSGGTPLGHGGDDDVIEGEFTEV
- a CDS encoding nucleotide exchange factor GrpE; the encoded protein is MGPELEEIQRKLTALLQENEELKDKYLRAAASMENARRQAERMTELRARNRLQDLYLRLIEVVDNLERALEYSNGTDALSPGVRATREQLLDVLRREGVVPIDVEPGVLFNPESQEAIETREGAVPEPTVSAVGQAGYTHEGRVLRPARVTVVRPPRHA
- a CDS encoding J domain-containing protein, producing the protein MEFKDYYTALGVAPDSDDKAIKQAYRKLARQHHPDVKPGDKASEERFKEINEAYQALSDPERRKKYDELRRQYQQWGERGGRGDFDWGQWQTAPDQQGRSYNVSPEDVEDLFGGGSPFSDFFGSIFGQGASVGAGRTAGPRRGRDLDGGIEITLEEAFHGTTRGLQIGERRIEARIPPGVRSGSRVRLQGQGSPGSGGASAGDLYLVVEVAPHPTFTRKGDDLRADVHVDFYTAAIGGDARVQTIDGAVTLKIPGRSQADKTFRLRGKGMPRLGQPGERGDMWARVKLVLPEPISDAEIVGLRKLADGRTKKGGER